From a region of the Tateyamaria omphalii genome:
- a CDS encoding McrB family protein: MLTDNTILVLAIAGVLILLAVVQFFLAARHDRAVTAAGPIEELAVYEKRLEEKQRLMDDLEAEVEKRREAMAVVADLQAEVDGLRRQKEELLTEWESLRERRDEVAAVRKETEDAVVERQQLETEIASLRSEYLEIKERLERAEELIGRTDALRREHDEISTQVEDLRDKKRQLEEAEERVSRLKERSFELETSNARLEGQKSSHESELSALEARIASEHEGLASAQTEHGRLDAEVAALNQETRRFKGEIETLQDTRSTLDARLAHLKAEIARREGRTVDGETGETDPLRELKETPPVITAMRTWNNAPRENEADAIKRVERRLRAKGLDYPARTLRAFHAAMKVNETTQMAVLAGISGTGKSQLPRQYAAGMGIGFLQVPVQPRWDSPQDLMGFYNYIEGKFRPTDMARALWALDELNNDDAEQDRMMMILLDEMNLARVEYYFSDFLSRLESRPRPDDVGDANERKDAEIELEIPNMERPPRIFPGYNLLFAGTMNEDESTQSLSDKVVDRANILRFSAPKKIKGGQAEGTVEPTLALSQQAWESWGRSSASVDGDRRVTNRIEQMVDLMRDFKRPFGHRLGRAIMAYSANYPEVEGGRGVDDALADQVEMRLLPKLRGVETDMAGPQFSRLMTFVERELGDDALAQAIGESMSLAEATGQFVWSGVTR, from the coding sequence ATGCTGACGGATAATACAATACTTGTGCTGGCGATTGCGGGTGTCCTGATACTTCTCGCCGTGGTTCAATTTTTTTTGGCCGCCCGCCACGACCGAGCGGTTACGGCGGCAGGCCCGATTGAGGAGCTTGCCGTTTACGAGAAGCGGCTTGAAGAAAAGCAGCGGCTCATGGACGACCTCGAAGCCGAAGTGGAAAAACGACGGGAAGCAATGGCTGTCGTTGCAGATCTCCAGGCCGAGGTAGATGGCCTGCGGCGTCAGAAGGAGGAGCTCCTCACCGAGTGGGAGAGTCTCCGCGAACGTCGGGACGAAGTTGCGGCAGTTCGTAAAGAAACAGAGGACGCTGTCGTTGAACGCCAGCAACTCGAAACGGAGATCGCCTCGCTGCGGTCGGAGTATCTGGAGATCAAGGAGCGCCTTGAAAGGGCAGAGGAGCTCATTGGGCGCACTGACGCCTTGAGAAGAGAGCACGACGAAATCTCCACACAGGTCGAAGATCTTCGGGACAAGAAGAGGCAACTTGAAGAGGCAGAGGAGCGGGTTTCTCGCCTGAAAGAGCGTTCCTTCGAACTTGAGACGTCGAATGCTCGACTTGAGGGACAGAAGTCTTCGCATGAAAGCGAGTTGTCCGCCTTGGAAGCGCGGATCGCCTCGGAACACGAAGGGTTGGCATCTGCCCAAACCGAACACGGTCGCCTCGATGCAGAGGTTGCTGCGTTGAACCAAGAAACCCGTCGCTTCAAGGGCGAAATCGAAACGCTCCAGGACACTCGAAGCACACTTGATGCTCGATTGGCGCACCTCAAGGCCGAGATAGCTCGCCGAGAAGGTCGAACTGTCGACGGGGAAACCGGCGAAACGGATCCACTACGCGAGCTCAAAGAAACGCCACCGGTCATTACTGCGATGAGGACGTGGAACAACGCGCCCAGAGAGAACGAGGCGGACGCCATCAAACGCGTCGAACGCCGTCTACGCGCAAAGGGTCTCGACTATCCGGCCCGCACGCTTCGTGCCTTCCACGCCGCAATGAAAGTCAACGAGACCACCCAGATGGCGGTCCTCGCCGGCATTTCTGGGACCGGCAAAAGCCAGCTCCCACGTCAATACGCGGCTGGGATGGGTATCGGTTTCTTGCAGGTTCCGGTGCAGCCACGTTGGGATAGTCCGCAGGACCTTATGGGCTTCTACAACTACATCGAAGGCAAGTTCCGGCCCACTGACATGGCGCGCGCGCTTTGGGCGCTCGACGAACTGAACAACGACGACGCGGAACAGGATCGCATGATGATGATCCTGCTGGACGAAATGAACCTTGCGAGGGTGGAATACTATTTCTCGGACTTCCTCAGCAGATTGGAAAGCCGTCCGCGTCCCGATGACGTCGGCGATGCAAACGAACGCAAGGACGCTGAGATCGAGCTGGAAATTCCGAACATGGAACGCCCCCCGCGGATTTTCCCGGGTTACAATCTCTTGTTTGCGGGGACGATGAACGAGGACGAAAGCACACAATCGCTGTCTGACAAAGTTGTCGACCGTGCGAATATCCTTCGTTTCTCAGCACCGAAAAAAATCAAGGGCGGTCAGGCAGAAGGAACGGTCGAGCCGACTTTGGCCCTTTCGCAACAGGCATGGGAGAGCTGGGGGCGGTCGAGTGCGTCTGTCGATGGCGATCGGCGTGTCACCAACCGGATCGAGCAAATGGTTGATCTGATGCGTGACTTCAAACGGCCTTTCGGTCATCGGCTCGGACGCGCGATCATGGCTTACTCGGCGAACTATCCTGAGGTTGAAGGCGGCCGTGGTGTCGACGACGCTCTCGCGGATCAAGTCGAGATGCGCCTTCTACCGAAACTTAGGGGCGTGGAAACCGACATGGCTGGCCCTCAGTTCTCGAGGTTGATGACCTTTGTGGAACGCGAGCTGGGGGACGACGCCTTGGCCCAAGCGATCGGTGAGTCAATGTCCCTCGCCGAGGCAACTGGGCAGTTCGTATGGAGTGGAGTCACGCGTTGA
- a CDS encoding AAA domain-containing protein has protein sequence MNLKELHGALAEKRSERDALGTPDDPIALGETIREATEKLLPRILSARTHLPEDERREIAETYDDWTFDGGRGHPPTDLSRALIRHRPLWLASILGTPRRIPLDDGLFDLVIFDEASQCDIATAVPLLARAKRAVVVGDDRQLSFIPQLGQAQDRNLMKAQGLPVARMGRFAQSRRSLFDLASRVSVADNRITLKHQYRSAGPIVDYISENFYGNQLQTSYDPKRLNVPDGVRPGLAWEHVPAPAVPQMGNVNPPEVSAIVRHLKKLIVEDKYAGSIGVITPFRAQVAAIENAVDSVLDEPKRIACELKVGTVDGFQGQERDLIMFSPCVGPRSPQSGLTFFQRDTRRLNVAISRARAVAMIFGDLDFARSGQSKALAKLASKATEARTKRGEGVFDSDWERKVHHALKARGLDPQPQHEIAGRRLDFALFGANGVKLDLEVDGRRWHESPDGHRKTSDLWRDHQLKSMGWRVRRFWVDELSRDMEGCLDRVEQDLS, from the coding sequence ATGAACCTCAAAGAGCTTCATGGCGCGCTGGCAGAAAAAAGATCTGAACGCGATGCGCTCGGGACACCTGACGATCCGATCGCCTTAGGCGAGACGATCCGGGAAGCGACCGAGAAACTTCTGCCTCGCATTCTGTCTGCCCGGACACATCTCCCAGAGGATGAGAGGCGCGAAATCGCAGAAACCTACGATGACTGGACATTCGACGGGGGACGGGGACATCCCCCTACAGACCTTTCGCGGGCCCTCATCAGGCATCGACCTTTGTGGCTTGCTTCGATCTTGGGCACGCCTCGACGCATACCTCTTGATGACGGGCTGTTTGACCTCGTGATCTTCGACGAGGCGAGCCAATGCGACATCGCGACCGCCGTTCCGTTGCTGGCGCGCGCGAAGCGAGCGGTCGTTGTCGGGGACGATCGACAACTGTCATTCATCCCTCAACTGGGTCAGGCGCAGGATCGCAATCTCATGAAGGCTCAAGGCCTACCGGTCGCCAGAATGGGCCGTTTCGCCCAAAGTCGCCGTTCACTTTTCGATTTAGCATCGCGCGTGTCTGTTGCCGACAACAGGATTACTCTTAAGCACCAGTATCGTTCAGCTGGCCCCATCGTCGATTACATCAGCGAGAACTTCTACGGAAACCAGTTGCAGACCTCGTATGACCCGAAGCGACTGAACGTGCCAGATGGGGTGCGCCCTGGCCTCGCATGGGAACATGTTCCTGCTCCCGCGGTCCCGCAAATGGGCAACGTTAATCCGCCGGAAGTGAGCGCTATTGTTCGGCACCTGAAAAAGCTGATCGTCGAAGACAAATACGCCGGGAGCATAGGTGTCATAACACCGTTTCGCGCACAAGTGGCCGCTATCGAAAACGCGGTCGATTCCGTGCTCGATGAACCGAAGCGCATTGCCTGCGAGCTCAAGGTTGGCACAGTCGACGGTTTCCAGGGACAGGAGCGGGATCTCATCATGTTCTCGCCGTGCGTCGGTCCACGCAGCCCGCAGTCTGGCTTGACCTTCTTTCAGCGAGATACTCGTCGCTTGAACGTTGCCATTTCGCGGGCTCGGGCGGTGGCGATGATCTTCGGCGATCTCGATTTTGCACGTTCAGGGCAATCGAAGGCGCTGGCTAAGCTCGCTTCGAAGGCAACGGAAGCGCGGACGAAACGGGGCGAAGGTGTCTTCGACAGCGATTGGGAGCGCAAAGTCCATCATGCTCTGAAGGCCCGTGGTCTGGATCCGCAGCCGCAGCACGAAATAGCTGGGCGGCGGCTCGACTTCGCCCTGTTTGGAGCGAATGGCGTGAAGCTCGACCTCGAGGTCGACGGACGCAGATGGCACGAAAGCCCGGACGGACATCGAAAGACGTCGGATCTCTGGCGCGACCATCAACTGAAGTCCATGGGTTGGCGGGTGCGCCGGTTCTGGGTGGACGAACTTTCAAGGGATATGGAGGGGTGTCTTGACCGAGTCGAACAAGACCTATCGTAA
- a CDS encoding AAA domain-containing protein: MSLVLKTVRAFPRGRTTEELLVLVGAAFSHDKRLAALSELETLFRDGLIVKGKDGRWRVKTDGFKPRPESESASRDGGPEGFVDVIHATNAFFSSEPTAAELPDQEDESSDGPDPQALLRYWRSALRADPRGATTQVLDKHGIEWALISGRGPISPEEGQTLTVSIELDAIDPAFREALVRREGHENALAVGWPMAVARRGGVPVFQPVGMFAAAWDRKDDRLILTIDADDVLVNPDWVKIAARASGWKRDDLADLFFVDDGLGLRAQDFVEKVRIAVASQIRGRVVGEDLATQLDASAQGIFDSAAIFLPTDSSFTAGAARDLDAIATWPKDRLERTALGAVFGLNLQDGTDKAAAIDAVPLNKEQLRAVRSACQTPLTVVTGPPGTGKSQAIVSMAASVLADGGSVLVASKNHQAVDAVEDRLGSLAPDVPFAIRTLNPNDEADTGFKDALKQLIDSENVTRNASVDDFALGELKSDAIARSEVVSVIDNIAELECEISDILDRIQVRKDRGRPDNQGSKDVEPRQSLLLRFVSWFGSLFAKRPPK; encoded by the coding sequence ATGTCACTGGTTTTGAAGACGGTTCGGGCTTTTCCGCGAGGTCGGACTACCGAAGAATTGCTTGTTCTCGTCGGGGCGGCTTTCTCACATGACAAGCGGCTTGCGGCTCTCAGCGAACTGGAAACGCTATTTCGCGATGGTTTGATAGTGAAAGGCAAGGACGGTCGCTGGCGTGTAAAGACCGATGGTTTCAAACCCAGACCTGAAAGCGAGTCGGCTTCGAGAGATGGCGGTCCTGAGGGCTTCGTTGATGTCATTCACGCTACCAATGCATTCTTCTCCTCGGAACCGACGGCGGCCGAACTACCCGATCAAGAAGACGAAAGTTCAGATGGTCCCGATCCGCAAGCGCTACTGAGGTATTGGCGCTCGGCCTTGCGTGCCGATCCACGAGGAGCCACGACCCAGGTTCTCGACAAACATGGAATCGAGTGGGCCTTAATCTCTGGGCGTGGCCCTATCAGTCCCGAAGAAGGGCAAACGCTGACTGTTTCAATCGAACTCGATGCGATTGATCCTGCCTTTCGAGAGGCTCTGGTGCGAAGGGAAGGTCATGAAAACGCGCTCGCAGTGGGTTGGCCGATGGCGGTCGCACGACGTGGCGGAGTTCCTGTCTTTCAACCCGTTGGCATGTTCGCAGCAGCTTGGGATCGTAAGGATGACCGTCTAATCCTGACGATTGACGCCGATGACGTTTTGGTAAACCCTGATTGGGTCAAAATTGCCGCTCGTGCTAGCGGCTGGAAGCGCGACGACCTCGCTGACCTTTTTTTCGTGGACGATGGGCTGGGGCTGCGGGCTCAGGATTTTGTGGAGAAGGTAAGGATTGCCGTTGCCAGTCAGATACGTGGTCGCGTTGTCGGCGAGGACCTCGCCACACAGCTCGATGCCTCGGCTCAAGGGATTTTTGACAGCGCCGCGATCTTCCTTCCGACTGACTCTTCTTTCACCGCGGGGGCTGCTCGTGACTTGGATGCCATTGCGACATGGCCGAAGGACCGCCTTGAGAGAACTGCGCTTGGCGCGGTATTCGGGTTGAACCTTCAAGACGGCACGGACAAGGCTGCTGCAATCGACGCAGTTCCTCTGAACAAGGAACAGTTGCGCGCGGTTCGATCCGCATGCCAAACGCCTTTGACCGTCGTGACCGGTCCGCCCGGGACTGGCAAAAGCCAAGCGATCGTATCTATGGCCGCGTCAGTGCTCGCAGATGGTGGCAGTGTTCTCGTCGCCTCCAAGAATCATCAGGCGGTTGATGCTGTGGAGGACCGTCTTGGCTCTCTTGCTCCGGACGTCCCATTCGCCATCCGGACACTGAACCCGAATGACGAGGCGGATACGGGATTCAAGGACGCCCTCAAACAGCTCATCGACAGCGAAAATGTGACGCGCAACGCATCTGTCGACGACTTCGCATTGGGCGAGCTCAAAAGCGACGCGATCGCGAGAAGCGAAGTGGTCAGCGTGATCGACAATATCGCGGAATTGGAATGCGAAATTTCCGATATTCTGGACCGGATTCAAGTCCGAAAGGATCGCGGGCGCCCCGACAACCAAGGCTCTAAAGACGTGGAGCCGAGACAAAGTCTCTTACTCCGCTTTGTCTCTTGGTTTGGATCGCTTTTCGCCAAGCGTCCCCCAAAGTAG
- a CDS encoding metallophosphoesterase — MTTWYTADTHFGHENVLRFCDRPFSSVEKMDAVLIANMCERIREDDDLWIIGDFAFGPRSKDAEYLRSVFDQLPGARKHLVVGNHDREPTLSLPWDTVSPFFELRDGPLKQLNTLCHLPMITWNHARRGALQMFGHVHDNWLGSRNSVNLGVDVWDFAPVQFDDVAARAKDLPKNLHWDEVEPK, encoded by the coding sequence ATGACAACCTGGTACACAGCCGACACGCATTTTGGCCATGAGAACGTTCTGAGATTTTGTGACCGACCTTTTTCCTCAGTGGAGAAAATGGATGCCGTATTGATTGCGAACATGTGCGAGAGGATTCGCGAGGATGACGATCTCTGGATCATTGGTGACTTTGCTTTCGGCCCTCGATCAAAGGATGCCGAGTACCTACGGTCGGTATTCGATCAGTTGCCTGGCGCTCGAAAGCACCTAGTCGTCGGAAATCATGACCGTGAGCCGACCTTGAGTCTGCCTTGGGACACTGTGTCACCGTTTTTCGAATTGCGTGACGGCCCGCTCAAGCAATTGAACACACTTTGCCACCTCCCCATGATCACATGGAACCATGCGAGACGCGGTGCACTCCAGATGTTTGGCCATGTCCATGATAATTGGCTTGGATCAAGAAACTCCGTAAACCTTGGGGTCGACGTTTGGGATTTTGCGCCTGTTCAATTCGATGATGTTGCCGCTCGGGCCAAAGATCTACCTAAGAACTTGCACTGGGATGAAGTTGAACCAAAGTGA
- a CDS encoding helix-turn-helix domain-containing protein, whose protein sequence is MEEQSDKLLSSFAFVVRRRRTELGLTQEELAHRAGVSMRYISLLETQKHQPTLDTINGLSTGLETTMTALVSEIEELLQET, encoded by the coding sequence ATGGAAGAGCAATCGGATAAGTTACTCAGTTCATTTGCGTTTGTGGTACGCAGACGCCGGACTGAGCTTGGGCTAACTCAAGAGGAACTTGCCCACAGAGCTGGTGTTTCGATGCGTTACATCTCTCTGCTGGAAACGCAAAAGCATCAACCGACGCTTGATACAATAAATGGGCTCAGCACAGGACTTGAGACGACGATGACAGCGCTTGTCTCAGAGATCGAAGAACTGCTTCAAGAGACCTAA
- a CDS encoding TniQ family protein has product MSILFPKIAFHAGETPMSWASRQAAFHTGGRVVPFLNDLGIPVADLARGNREAVEKLCAKAGEDPAEVVHDSIVAVGHRRFQLRGEEFSAEFTTGPVTRICPLCIAEDVDGCEHPDEAMRHRVQWRLATYRTCPKHRLPMSDIRVGKWSDMLHELQAMPEALAEQLEVAKARARREPSPLQTYVVRRLGGEAGPAWLDKQKVDQVCRAGEMLGGLMHYGPATKAADMTEEMWDAAGRTGWSVLVEGPDAIRTVLAETLTGCLRQNGHPSPRSAFGMLYGWLFSSRLTKHPGPIRDLIRDVIIEHVPLVPGQMLLGKAVEHPRLSSITSIAKAEGLHSKTLANVLRVAGVIGDGEEQKSARNVVADYTKAKVLIDRAKRAVPVTQVPDMLSASRPIVAELISLGQLTRIQDHRHLQSKLGKSIDGRSVQRTLKFIEGVGPLVEEPPETHVHLAKAAEKTRVTLRAILEMLFGQFLPTVYRLQGCHGFGAVLVSPDEIMACIADPPLDASNEIRFWMG; this is encoded by the coding sequence TGGCAATCGAGAGGCGGTCGAGAAGCTCTGTGCGAAGGCCGGCGAAGATCCCGCGGAGGTAGTCCACGACAGTATTGTCGCTGTCGGACATCGCCGCTTCCAACTGCGCGGCGAAGAGTTCTCAGCAGAGTTCACCACAGGGCCGGTCACTCGGATTTGCCCGCTCTGCATTGCTGAGGACGTCGACGGCTGTGAACATCCTGATGAGGCAATGCGCCATCGGGTTCAGTGGCGGCTCGCGACCTATCGGACCTGCCCGAAACACCGCCTGCCAATGAGCGACATCCGTGTGGGCAAGTGGAGCGACATGCTTCACGAGCTTCAGGCTATGCCGGAAGCGCTCGCGGAGCAGCTGGAGGTTGCCAAGGCGCGTGCCCGGAGAGAGCCATCTCCTCTGCAGACATACGTGGTACGTCGGTTGGGTGGTGAGGCAGGCCCTGCTTGGCTGGACAAGCAAAAGGTCGATCAAGTCTGTCGTGCCGGTGAAATGCTGGGTGGCCTCATGCATTACGGGCCTGCCACAAAGGCTGCAGACATGACGGAAGAGATGTGGGATGCAGCGGGCCGCACAGGTTGGTCAGTGTTGGTGGAGGGGCCTGATGCAATTCGGACGGTTCTGGCTGAAACCCTCACAGGCTGTCTCCGACAGAACGGGCATCCGAGCCCACGCAGCGCATTTGGCATGCTCTACGGGTGGTTGTTCTCCAGCCGATTGACAAAGCATCCCGGGCCAATTCGCGACCTCATTCGGGACGTCATCATCGAACATGTACCTCTAGTCCCCGGCCAGATGCTGCTCGGCAAAGCAGTTGAACATCCTCGGTTGTCGAGCATCACGTCGATTGCGAAGGCTGAGGGATTGCATTCGAAGACACTGGCCAATGTTTTGCGCGTCGCCGGTGTGATTGGGGATGGAGAGGAGCAAAAGAGCGCTCGGAATGTGGTTGCCGACTATACCAAGGCGAAGGTCTTGATCGACAGGGCAAAGCGCGCGGTTCCGGTGACACAAGTGCCTGATATGCTCTCCGCCTCTCGTCCGATTGTGGCTGAGTTGATTTCTCTCGGACAGCTGACGAGAATACAGGACCACCGCCACCTGCAAAGCAAGCTAGGAAAGTCGATCGACGGACGGTCGGTTCAACGGACGCTCAAGTTCATCGAAGGTGTCGGCCCTCTTGTGGAGGAGCCTCCCGAAACCCACGTTCACCTCGCCAAAGCCGCGGAGAAAACTCGGGTCACATTACGGGCTATTCTTGAAATGCTGTTTGGCCAATTTCTTCCAACGGTCTACCGGCTTCAGGGTTGCCACGGGTTTGGAGCGGTCTTGGTCTCACCTGATGAGATCATGGCATGCATCGCAGATCCGCCGCTCGATGCCTCCAATGAGATTCGGTTCTGGATGGGGTGA